A genomic region of Hydrogenobacter sp. contains the following coding sequences:
- a CDS encoding SAM-dependent methyltransferase: MRSFKDFMQDRVREYYSQASIGQDFFTASELDKAFGIALSEHLYEFIKRMDHPILLELGGGNGSLAYDILNFLRDKHTELYKRLTYYIYERSPYLIDIQKKRLKDFEGKVFWIKELIPMDGVIFSNEFFDCLPVHVIKGGRELYVDGQNFLWKDVSDERILSFIRRMGYTHLEQVVEVCLECVDFLQEVSKHLRIGYHIVIDYGYTSEELYRYPEGTVVGYKSHRLVMDLLKEMQPFDMSAMVNFSALISYGNDMGLFTLSLQNLRDFLLLSPSFLHELEKLSFSEKPDDIERLSRLKTMLISMGDRFKVLIQKKL, encoded by the coding sequence ATGAGAAGCTTTAAGGATTTTATGCAAGATCGTGTTAGAGAGTACTATTCTCAAGCGAGTATAGGACAAGACTTTTTCACAGCATCCGAATTGGATAAAGCATTCGGAATAGCGCTCTCTGAACATTTATACGAATTTATAAAGCGGATGGATCACCCTATACTTTTGGAACTTGGGGGAGGTAATGGAAGTCTTGCTTACGATATTTTGAACTTTCTTAGAGACAAACATACCGAATTATACAAACGCCTCACGTATTACATCTATGAAAGAAGTCCCTATCTTATAGATATTCAGAAAAAGAGGCTCAAGGATTTTGAAGGAAAAGTGTTTTGGATAAAAGAACTTATTCCTATGGATGGTGTAATATTTTCCAACGAGTTCTTTGATTGTCTGCCAGTCCACGTAATAAAGGGAGGAAGGGAACTTTACGTTGATGGTCAAAATTTTCTTTGGAAGGATGTGAGTGATGAGAGAATACTTTCATTTATTAGGCGTATGGGATACACTCATTTAGAGCAAGTAGTTGAGGTATGTCTTGAGTGTGTGGATTTTTTGCAAGAGGTATCTAAGCACTTAAGGATCGGCTATCACATAGTAATAGATTATGGATACACCTCTGAAGAACTTTACAGGTATCCAGAAGGTACCGTCGTAGGTTACAAATCCCACAGATTGGTAATGGATTTACTTAAAGAGATGCAACCTTTTGATATGAGCGCAATGGTTAATTTTTCCGCACTTATAAGCTACGGCAACGATATGGGGCTTTTTACACTTTCTCTTCAAAACCTGAGAGACTTTTTGCTTCTTAGCCCTTCATTTTTACACGAGCTTGAAAAACTCAGCTTTTCCGAAAAACCAGATGATATAGAGAGACTTTCACGACTTAAAACCATGTTAATAAGTATGGGTGACAGATTCAAGGTACTCATTCAGAAAAAACTCTAA
- a CDS encoding histidine triad nucleotide-binding protein, whose product MKVQDCIFCKIVSKEVPSKGVYEDEVVYAFHDINPVAPIHVLIVTKRHILGIQEMEEEYEKEVGHMFYVARRIAEQLGLAPDENLNGGYRLVFNVGRDAGQSVFHLHLHLIGGRHMSWPPG is encoded by the coding sequence ATGAAGGTACAGGACTGTATCTTTTGTAAGATAGTTTCTAAAGAGGTTCCATCTAAGGGTGTTTACGAAGATGAAGTAGTTTATGCCTTCCACGATATTAATCCAGTAGCCCCGATACACGTTCTTATAGTTACTAAGAGGCATATTTTGGGTATTCAGGAGATGGAAGAAGAGTACGAGAAAGAAGTAGGTCACATGTTTTATGTAGCAAGGCGCATAGCCGAACAGTTGGGACTTGCTCCAGATGAAAATCTAAACGGAGGATATAGGCTTGTTTTTAATGTAGGAAGGGATGCAGGGCAAAGCGTTTTTCATCTTCACTTGCATTTGATAGGCGGTAGGCATATGAGCTGGCCACCCGGATGA
- the leuB gene encoding 3-isopropylmalate dehydrogenase yields MPVFKIALLKGDGIGPEIVDSAVKVLKKIGELFGHKFNFEEGLIGGVAIDKTGEPLPPYTLELCLSADAVLLGAVGGPKWDDLPTHKRPERGLLGIRKALDLYANLRPAKVYESLISASPLKDHVVRGTDFLVVRELTGDVYYGEPRGIFKEGDKRVGINTMRYTEDEIRRVIKKAFQIAKDRRKKLTSVDKSNVLEVSALWREVVEEERKNYPDVEVEHLYVDNCAMQIVKRPSSFDVIVTGNIFGDILSDEAAVITGSLGMLPSASLGQRHALYEPVHGSAPDIAGKGIANPIATILSAGMMLRYSFGLKEEANLLERAVELTLHKGYRTPDIYDEGTKKVGTEEMTDAIISALEELCEKLV; encoded by the coding sequence ATGCCAGTATTTAAAATAGCCCTTTTAAAGGGGGACGGCATAGGTCCTGAGATAGTAGACAGTGCGGTGAAGGTTCTTAAAAAGATCGGAGAGCTATTCGGTCACAAGTTTAATTTTGAGGAAGGACTCATAGGAGGTGTAGCCATAGATAAAACCGGTGAACCTTTACCTCCTTACACCTTAGAACTTTGTCTTTCTGCGGATGCTGTACTTTTGGGTGCTGTGGGAGGTCCCAAATGGGACGATCTTCCTACACACAAAAGACCAGAAAGAGGACTACTCGGTATAAGGAAGGCTTTGGACCTTTACGCAAACTTAAGACCTGCCAAGGTTTATGAATCTCTCATAAGCGCTTCACCTTTGAAGGATCACGTAGTTAGAGGAACAGACTTTTTGGTAGTAAGGGAGCTAACGGGTGATGTTTATTACGGAGAGCCAAGGGGGATATTTAAGGAGGGAGACAAGAGGGTGGGAATAAACACCATGAGATACACTGAAGATGAGATAAGAAGGGTAATCAAAAAGGCTTTCCAGATAGCAAAGGATAGAAGAAAAAAGCTTACAAGCGTTGACAAATCCAACGTGCTTGAAGTTAGCGCTCTTTGGAGAGAGGTTGTTGAAGAGGAGAGGAAAAACTATCCTGACGTAGAAGTGGAACATCTTTACGTAGATAATTGCGCCATGCAGATCGTAAAAAGACCATCATCTTTTGATGTGATAGTTACAGGTAATATCTTTGGTGACATACTCTCTGATGAAGCGGCGGTTATTACCGGCAGTTTGGGTATGCTACCTTCAGCCAGTTTAGGGCAAAGGCACGCTCTTTATGAGCCTGTTCATGGTTCTGCACCTGATATAGCGGGTAAAGGGATAGCTAATCCTATAGCGACTATACTCTCAGCAGGAATGATGCTGAGATACTCCTTTGGACTCAAAGAAGAAGCTAATCTTTTAGAAAGGGCTGTGGAACTTACACTGCACAAGGGTTACAGAACTCCAGACATATACGATGAAGGCACAAAAAAAGTAGGCACGGAGGAGATGACGGATGCTATAATATCAGCGCTGGAGGAATTATGCGAAAAGCTTGTTTAG
- a CDS encoding anaerobic glycerol-3-phosphate dehydrogenase subunit C — MQEISLGGVKDFNFDVRDPRFLDEDALWEEAKRVFSKCKDCRMCLPYCPSFPALFDAVDRHDDDVNALNKEELAKPLELCFHCKQCYFKCPYTPPHEWKIDFPHLSLRYKIWKFKNKGAKLTDRLLLNTDLMGKISLPFAPIVNTLKEAKPVRVMLENFIGVDRRAKLPSFNNETFPSWFNKNRNAVTGKNGKVALFYTCLLNYNYLEKGKALVRVFEKNDIHIELPSQQCCGIPFFDIGDMDAVIEKAKFNIKALKEYVDKGYSIVVPIPTCALQIKYEYPLLLPDDPDVKTVAEKVYDVHEYLWKLQEEGRLNRDFKVSMGNIIYHIPCHLKSLNVGYKAAALMRLIPNTKVRIVERCSGHDGTFGVKKDTFDMAYKVGSKLFEELKASSADMFVSDCPLASNQIELGTGRRPLHPIEVLCKAYGGEV, encoded by the coding sequence ATGCAGGAAATATCTTTAGGCGGTGTTAAGGATTTTAATTTTGATGTCAGAGATCCCAGATTTCTGGACGAGGATGCCCTTTGGGAAGAAGCCAAGAGAGTCTTTTCCAAATGCAAAGACTGTAGGATGTGCCTACCGTATTGTCCTTCATTCCCAGCACTTTTTGATGCTGTAGATAGGCACGATGATGATGTAAATGCATTGAATAAAGAAGAGCTTGCCAAACCTCTTGAGCTTTGTTTTCACTGTAAGCAGTGTTACTTTAAGTGTCCTTACACGCCACCCCACGAATGGAAGATAGACTTTCCTCATCTTTCCCTCAGATACAAGATATGGAAGTTCAAAAATAAGGGGGCAAAACTCACGGATAGACTATTGCTCAATACTGACCTTATGGGTAAGATCTCCTTGCCTTTTGCTCCAATTGTGAATACTCTCAAAGAGGCAAAACCTGTTAGGGTTATGCTTGAAAATTTTATAGGTGTGGACAGAAGAGCTAAGCTACCCTCCTTCAATAATGAGACTTTCCCAAGTTGGTTTAACAAAAACCGTAATGCGGTAACTGGTAAAAACGGGAAAGTTGCCCTTTTTTACACCTGTCTGTTAAATTACAATTATCTTGAGAAAGGTAAAGCTTTGGTACGTGTCTTTGAAAAAAACGATATACATATAGAGCTTCCAAGTCAGCAGTGCTGCGGTATACCCTTCTTTGACATAGGAGATATGGATGCAGTTATAGAAAAGGCAAAGTTTAACATAAAGGCTCTAAAAGAATACGTGGACAAGGGCTATAGTATAGTTGTTCCTATACCTACCTGTGCGCTTCAAATTAAGTACGAGTATCCCCTCTTGCTTCCAGATGACCCAGATGTGAAGACGGTTGCCGAAAAAGTGTACGATGTTCACGAATACCTATGGAAGCTCCAGGAGGAGGGAAGGCTAAACAGAGACTTCAAAGTCTCTATGGGAAACATAATTTATCACATACCGTGTCACTTAAAGTCTTTAAACGTAGGTTACAAGGCAGCGGCGCTTATGAGACTTATTCCAAACACTAAGGTGAGGATAGTTGAAAGATGCTCAGGTCATGATGGTACTTTTGGCGTAAAGAAGGACACTTTTGATATGGCTTACAAAGTAGGTTCCAAGCTCTTTGAAGAGCTAAAGGCAAGCTCTGCGGATATGTTCGTATCCGACTGTCCATTAGCAAGCAACCAAATAGAACTCGGTACTGGCAGAAGACCCTTACATCCTATAGAGGTGCTATGCAAAGCTTACGGCGGGGAAGTGTGA